A region from the Hydra vulgaris chromosome 10, alternate assembly HydraT2T_AEP genome encodes:
- the LOC105850279 gene encoding uncharacterized protein LOC105850279 isoform X3: MNNSCFAEADQFLTELNKCLTIVLNEGYDTKNENEQDARIDKDRELSLYEDQPYGVSALYNNCNDRIPLSTSCPENSENTPSQACNCDENFINKPCLHNRFNNLAFSEEVNAKSDFVKTELTEIEKSEEVLTPPNLKPTYVELVTKVNYLSPSESLRRKQLPTYLSLSSEFLFDEPPRYELVTGKQLKSQLEFLPSTSPPTSVRQQTQQSRKRKLSIIIMIFLIIILGIVFFVLSKKLFSSNQNNGNSS; this comes from the exons atgaacaatagTTGCTTTGCAGAAGCTGACCAGTTTTTAACCGAATTAAATAAATGCTTAACTATTGTATTAAACGAAGGATATGACACTAAAAACGAAAATGAACAAGACGCAAGAATTGACAAGGATCGTGAGTTATCTTTGTATGAAGATCAACCGTATGGTGTATCTGCTTTATATAATAACTGCAACGATCGAATACCTTTATCAACTAGCTGTCCAGAAAATAGTGAAAACACTCCCAGTCAAGCTTGTAATTgtgatgaaaattttataaataaaccttGCTTACACAATCGTTTCAACAATTTAGCTTTTTCAGAAGAAGTTAATGCAAAGTCTGATTTCGTTAAAACAGAGTTGACAGAAATAGAAAAATCCGAAGAAGTTTTAACGCCACCCAATTTAAAACCAACTTACGTTGAACTTGTTACAAAAGTTAATTATCTTAGTCCTTCTGAGAGCTTACGTAGAAAACAGCTACCTACATATTTAAGTTTATCGAGTGAGTTTTTGTTTGACGAACCTCCCAGATACGAGTTGGTTACCGGGAAGCAACTGAAAAGCCAActg gAATTCTTGCCGTCGACATCACCACCAACATCTGTACGTCAGCAAACCCAGCAAAGTCGGAAAAGAAAATTAAGCATcattattatgatatttttaataattatacttggtattgttttttttgtattaagcaaaaagttattttcaagcAATCAGAACAACGGCAATTCCAGCTGA